In the genome of Streptomyces sp. NBC_00237, one region contains:
- a CDS encoding amino acid adenylation domain-containing protein gives MTDTGRLCQALALRVHTGADPERLRRNLALSADGARLWVEDVPGGADSETAARRRERELTRIADPRTGPGLRTVLLRYEDGAADLVVVAHRAVLADPYDLVQALLVEPARLAPVPEGLGERLASALTALDRADAPEWGLGTPGATTSGQRRFSLPAVGGAPAALTLRAALGLVLARCTGSADVGVGVDAETTLTFTVDPSATVAHYLEQVEHAVPATGRVPLAGLVTTQAPEALTGEGLKAEPLAHLPFLGPVHALSVHVADDGSTVLEGTIHHRHAAFGDDAVAWLTGMLITAHRALTAAEPGTPVGDLPLFDEEQSRALAVLGGLGRAPEVPDERIEQVVRDRADRTPDAPAVSYDGEELTYRQLVDRADQYAAALGDLGVAPGDRVGVCLERSLDLVVVLLAVLTAGGTYVPMDPAYPAERLAYTSEDAELTLVVTASEDFPQREGVRTVRPDALAAGEHAPFTPADLPSDAAAYVIYTSGSTGRPKGVVVPHRNVGALLRATRDDFGLGGDDTWTLFHSSAFDFSVWEIWGCLMTGGRLVVVPYWASRDPAEFAALLAAERVTVLSQTPSAFAQLVAVDRENRVSDSVRLVVFGGEPLDTRPLRFWLDRHPESACRLVNMFGITETTVHVTAQTVTRREALEGSRSVGAALPGWHLYVLDPEGREVPPGVAGEIYVGGLGVAGQYLNRPELTAQRFLSDPHAAGPMYRSGDRGRLLPDGRLEHLGRLDSQVKLRGFRIELDEIRARLLDAPGVGAAAVVLRPSADTGDTAGARLDGYVVFGDVSGGDTEEVRRHAARFLPEHMLPATLTALPALPLTPNGKVDAARLPQPLTRAADVEDLPVGDDTESRLRAVWEKVFGFRIAADDDFFTLGGNSLLSVRLLAAIRTAGLPPFPLPQLYLHRTVRALAAHMDTLGARS, from the coding sequence ATGACCGACACGGGAAGGCTGTGCCAGGCGCTCGCACTGCGGGTGCACACCGGCGCGGACCCCGAACGGCTGCGGCGCAACCTGGCCCTCTCCGCCGACGGCGCACGCCTGTGGGTGGAGGACGTGCCCGGCGGCGCCGACTCCGAGACGGCCGCACGCCGCCGCGAGCGGGAGCTGACGCGGATCGCCGACCCGCGCACGGGCCCCGGCCTGCGCACGGTGCTGCTGCGGTACGAGGACGGGGCGGCGGACCTGGTGGTGGTGGCACACCGCGCGGTCCTGGCCGACCCGTACGACCTGGTGCAGGCCCTGCTGGTGGAACCGGCACGGCTCGCCCCCGTACCGGAAGGGCTCGGTGAGCGGCTGGCTTCCGCGCTCACCGCCCTCGACCGCGCCGACGCCCCCGAGTGGGGGCTCGGCACCCCGGGCGCCACGACGTCCGGCCAACGCCGCTTCTCGCTGCCGGCGGTCGGCGGCGCGCCCGCGGCGCTCACGCTCAGGGCGGCGCTCGGCCTGGTCCTCGCACGCTGCACGGGCAGCGCGGACGTGGGCGTCGGGGTGGACGCGGAGACCACGCTGACCTTCACGGTCGACCCGTCGGCGACGGTGGCGCACTACCTGGAGCAGGTGGAGCACGCCGTGCCCGCGACCGGCCGGGTTCCGCTCGCGGGCCTGGTCACCACCCAGGCGCCCGAGGCGCTGACGGGGGAGGGGCTGAAGGCCGAACCGCTGGCGCACCTGCCGTTCCTGGGTCCGGTGCACGCCCTGTCGGTGCACGTGGCCGACGACGGCTCCACGGTGCTGGAGGGGACAATCCACCACCGGCACGCCGCGTTCGGCGACGACGCGGTCGCCTGGCTGACCGGAATGCTTATCACCGCACACCGGGCACTGACCGCCGCGGAGCCGGGGACCCCGGTCGGCGACCTCCCTCTGTTCGACGAGGAGCAGTCGCGCGCACTGGCCGTGCTGGGCGGCCTCGGGCGGGCGCCCGAGGTGCCGGACGAACGCATCGAGCAGGTGGTACGGGACCGGGCCGACCGGACACCGGACGCCCCGGCCGTCTCGTACGACGGCGAAGAGCTGACCTACCGTCAACTCGTGGACAGGGCCGACCAGTACGCGGCGGCGCTCGGCGACCTGGGAGTCGCCCCCGGCGACCGGGTCGGCGTGTGCCTGGAGCGGTCGCTGGACCTGGTGGTGGTGCTCCTCGCGGTCCTCACCGCCGGAGGCACCTACGTGCCGATGGACCCGGCGTATCCGGCCGAACGCCTCGCGTACACCAGCGAGGACGCCGAACTCACCCTCGTGGTCACCGCGTCGGAGGACTTCCCGCAGCGCGAGGGCGTACGGACGGTACGCCCCGACGCCCTCGCAGCAGGGGAGCACGCCCCCTTCACCCCGGCCGACCTGCCGTCCGACGCGGCGGCGTACGTCATCTACACCTCCGGCTCCACCGGGCGCCCCAAGGGCGTCGTCGTCCCGCACCGCAACGTGGGCGCCCTGCTCCGGGCGACGCGCGACGACTTCGGGCTGGGCGGCGACGACACCTGGACGCTCTTCCACTCCAGCGCCTTCGACTTCTCGGTGTGGGAGATCTGGGGCTGCCTGATGACCGGCGGACGCCTGGTCGTCGTCCCCTACTGGGCCTCGCGCGACCCGGCCGAGTTCGCGGCACTGCTCGCCGCCGAACGGGTCACCGTCCTCAGCCAGACCCCGAGCGCGTTCGCCCAACTGGTCGCCGTCGACCGGGAGAATCGGGTCTCGGACTCGGTGCGGCTGGTCGTCTTCGGCGGGGAGCCGCTGGACACGAGGCCGCTGCGGTTCTGGCTCGACCGGCACCCCGAATCCGCCTGCCGCCTGGTCAACATGTTCGGGATCACCGAGACGACCGTGCACGTCACCGCGCAGACCGTCACCCGCCGCGAGGCACTGGAGGGCTCGCGCTCGGTGGGCGCCGCGCTGCCCGGCTGGCATCTGTACGTCCTGGACCCCGAGGGCCGCGAGGTGCCCCCGGGGGTGGCGGGCGAGATCTACGTCGGCGGCCTCGGAGTCGCAGGACAGTACCTCAACCGCCCCGAACTCACCGCCCAGCGCTTCCTGTCCGACCCGCACGCGGCAGGACCGATGTACCGCAGCGGCGACCGCGGGCGGCTGCTGCCCGACGGGCGACTGGAGCACCTCGGACGTCTCGACAGCCAGGTCAAGCTGCGCGGCTTCCGCATCGAACTGGACGAGATCAGGGCCCGTCTGCTGGACGCGCCGGGGGTGGGGGCGGCCGCGGTCGTCCTGCGCCCGAGCGCCGACACCGGCGACACGGCGGGAGCCCGCCTGGACGGGTACGTCGTGTTCGGTGACGTGTCGGGCGGCGACACCGAGGAGGTGCGGCGGCACGCCGCCCGCTTCCTGCCCGAGCACATGCTGCCCGCCACCCTCACGGCGCTGCCCGCGCTCCCCCTGACGCCCAACGGCAAGGTGGACGCGGCACGCCTGCCGCAGCCGCTCACCCGCGCCGCCGACGTGGAAGACCTGCCCGTCGGCGACGACACCGAGTCACGGCTGCGCGCCGTGTGGGAGAAGGTGTTCGGCTTCCGGATCGCCGCGGACGACGACTTCTTCACCCTGGGCGGCAACTCACTGCTGAGCGTACGGCTGCTGGCCGCGATCAGGACGGCGGGCCTGCCCCCGTTCCCGCTGCCGCAGCTCTACCTGCACCGCACCGTGCGCGCGCTCGCCGCGCACATGGACACCTTGGGGGCCCGGTCATGA
- a CDS encoding SDR family oxidoreductase, which translates to MSTLLSAAPYGAGPFAAAPLAGKTALVTGAARGVGRACALAYARAGADLVLTDIGEDLDGVPYPLGTAGQLEYTARLCREEGDGSVATATADVRDLDAVRAVVDGALDRFGRVDVLLNNAGIAAPSGKTVHDITPDEWDLMLDVDVSGAWRMIRAVGAAMTAQRAGSIINVASTAGLVGYRHFAGYVTAKHALVGLTKAAALDLAPFGVRVNALCPGSVRDDDAAEGRMLTEIARSLEVPVEEHEETFVAAQPMNRLIEPEDVAGAAVWLASDTSRQVTGSTVTVDGGFTSR; encoded by the coding sequence ATGAGCACCCTGCTCAGCGCCGCCCCGTACGGTGCCGGTCCCTTCGCCGCCGCGCCCCTCGCGGGCAAGACGGCACTCGTCACGGGGGCTGCCCGTGGCGTCGGCCGGGCGTGCGCCCTCGCGTACGCCCGGGCCGGGGCCGACCTGGTGCTGACCGACATCGGTGAGGACCTGGACGGCGTTCCCTACCCGCTGGGCACGGCCGGGCAACTGGAGTACACCGCCCGGCTGTGCCGGGAGGAGGGCGACGGATCCGTCGCGACGGCCACGGCGGACGTCCGCGACCTGGACGCGGTACGCGCCGTGGTGGACGGCGCGCTCGACCGGTTCGGCCGCGTCGACGTGCTGCTCAACAACGCCGGGATCGCCGCGCCCTCCGGCAAGACTGTCCACGACATCACGCCCGACGAGTGGGACCTGATGCTCGACGTGGACGTCTCCGGCGCCTGGCGGATGATCCGTGCCGTGGGCGCGGCGATGACCGCCCAGCGCGCGGGCAGCATCATCAACGTGGCGTCCACGGCCGGCCTGGTCGGCTACCGGCACTTCGCCGGGTACGTCACCGCCAAGCACGCCCTGGTCGGCCTGACCAAGGCGGCGGCCCTGGACCTGGCGCCCTTCGGAGTGCGGGTGAACGCGCTGTGTCCCGGCTCGGTCCGCGACGACGACGCCGCCGAGGGCCGGATGCTCACGGAGATCGCCCGGTCCCTGGAGGTGCCGGTCGAGGAGCACGAGGAGACCTTCGTCGCCGCCCAGCCCATGAACCGGCTGATCGAGCCGGAGGACGTCGCGGGAGCCGCGGTGTGGCTCGCCTCGGACACTTCCCGCCAGGTGACGGGCTCCACCGTCACCGTCGACGGAGGGTTCACGAGCCGGTGA
- a CDS encoding thioesterase II family protein has protein sequence MQIPVLCFPFAGAGASAFRRCQEYGSDTVQIVPVQLPGREERFGEPLYTDVVTAVDDLLPTVLDQVAGSPSVALFGHSLGAVMAYEMAHRISALGGPEVLKLFVSGSPGPWTQRETRASGLSDEAFLQQVKEFAGYTHPALEHPDLREMLLPPLRADVEMHEAYRAPSELPLSVPVVSIRGEVDELVDRAQAREWDAATTGGCRQVELPGGHMYLVDSPAELVRLLDQELAAREVVR, from the coding sequence ATGCAGATCCCCGTCCTGTGCTTCCCGTTCGCCGGAGCCGGAGCCTCCGCGTTCCGCCGCTGCCAGGAGTACGGCAGCGACACCGTCCAGATCGTCCCCGTACAACTCCCGGGACGTGAGGAGCGGTTCGGCGAGCCCCTCTACACCGACGTCGTCACCGCCGTCGACGACCTGCTGCCCACCGTCCTCGACCAGGTGGCGGGCAGCCCCTCCGTCGCCCTGTTCGGACACAGCCTCGGCGCGGTCATGGCGTACGAGATGGCCCACCGGATCAGCGCGCTCGGCGGACCCGAGGTCCTGAAGCTGTTCGTCAGCGGCTCGCCGGGCCCCTGGACGCAGCGCGAGACGCGGGCCAGCGGACTGTCCGACGAGGCGTTCCTCCAGCAGGTCAAGGAGTTCGCGGGCTACACGCACCCCGCGCTGGAACACCCCGACCTGCGGGAGATGCTGCTGCCCCCGCTGCGCGCCGACGTCGAGATGCACGAGGCGTACCGCGCGCCGTCCGAGCTGCCCCTGAGCGTCCCGGTCGTCTCCATCCGGGGCGAGGTCGACGAACTGGTCGACCGCGCCCAGGCCCGGGAGTGGGACGCGGCGACCACCGGCGGCTGCCGCCAGGTGGAGCTGCCCGGCGGGCACATGTACCTCGTCGACTCGCCCGCCGAACTGGTCCGCCTCCTCGACCAGGAGCTGGCCGCCCGGGAGGTGGTCCGATGA